The window tttcagttatttttgtGCTTTAAAAATAGTCACTGAAATTGCTGAATGTTTAAGAAATTAAATCGATTTGTATCCACTTACTTTAACATGCGTAAAAACCTGACCCAGGTGCAGATTAAACCGAGTCAACCTCTTTGGCTGCCCCTTCATAAGCAAACAGTTCAAAGgaaggttttattttcaaagCCTGTGTCGCTTACTTCCAAGATTAAtcgtttattttgaaaggttaACGTACACACTTCCTTTCTTTTTGACGTTTTCAACGAAGCTTGTCAGCTGCCATCGTTGATTGGTTTAGGACCAGGAAGTGAACAAAAGCGTCAACAAACAccgtggatggatggaaggatgtatggaaagaaggaagagtggatggatgggtgaatgatggatggacgaatgatggatggatggtggacgGATTTCATATATTAAACGTTTGAATGTTCGCCGAGTCACCAACCAGATCGTGGTGTCGACTGCCACCGAGTGGTGCCGATGAAAAACAACCCCACAAAAATACGCAGTCCCAGGTTTAAGCTAAAAGTGCAATAATTACGGCAAAAATATACGATCGATCTATTTGTATCTAATACCACCGGAAAATCTGTactaaataaaatgaaatgtttaagaacACAATTGCTATTAAATTCAAACAGAATCCCTAAATCAATCACAATCTTTCATTAAGTATATAATGTAACTTCTTTAGTTTCTCCTGGCTAAATTTGAAAGAATTGCCCTGTCAGAATAACAGTGTTCTACTTAATAAATGTCACAGAATAATTGCAAATATAATTAATATTTATTGAAtattaatttataaaatctCTTAATCACATACAGGTAGGAAGTACaaatctctctcacacacacacatacacacacacacacacagtgctctCACGCAGATTTAGATATTGACATCATTTTGGTGTGTTCATTGTCATGGCATTCCTCCTCAGGTAAGGGCTCGTACTGACGGCGGTACAGCAGACGGGTCACCAGGGTGATGATAAACATCTCCAGGATCAGCAACTGCTGACTCAGCACTGCGGAGACAGACACAAGTGGGAATGGTGATGTCACGAACGTCATGAACCGTGAGGGTAAAGACCCGAAGATAGTTCAGCTACTGGGCGACTTACTGTAACCTCTGGCTTTGGAGGAGAAGGGCGGGGCGCAGGCTATGGTTCCATTCAGAGCCAATATGTTGATGATGGCTGTCTGCAGCTGGCTCAGGATCAGCACCAGCTGCACACAtagagaaaaatgtaaaaactgacTGCTTCAACGAGCATGGACACCATCAGCATCTGGGGGTGAGTCCTTAATGTCAGGTTATTATTCATTATAAACTCTTTATATGTGCAGAAGTACATTAAAGGTCCAAAGGTTACCTGGTACATGGCATACTTTGGGATGATCTTGAGCGTCCTGAGTGTTGTCCTCAGGTGCATGAACATGATGGCAACAGGCCACAGGGCTATGATAGTCAAGATGCCTACAAATGGGTTGATCCATATGGCAGAACCGCTGATACTCAGCTGAAAAAGTCAgaataattaatatttttagCAACGTTTTGAAATAGAGAAGGCTGTCTGTCACTGGCCTTTACATCACTTTAAAATTAGTTTTattatcttttatttaaagGAGAAAGCACTTTAATAAATGGGGGTTACAAATCTGCCAGGCTGGTTTAATGCTTTTCCAACACTTAGTAAATAATgatgtaaaaataaagtgaaCACAGGACATTTAAATGTCACTTATCTCACTTGTGCTACAACAAAATGCCAAATAGATccaaaagaagaaatgaaacattATTGGGAGTCACCCGACTCACATCAGACAGATCAAAGAGGCCGTTGGTGTAGAGCACAATAGAGAGGATGGTGAAGACGATCTTCAGGACAGCAAACTGGAAGGATCCCAGTTTGAGCAGGAAGAGCGAGCGCCTGGATTTAGGATGGAGGCAGAGTAAATAACCCAAAAGAAGAACAAACCCATAACTCAAAAGACCAAATGCAACATAATAAATCTCAACAGCAGCGAAATGTTGAAGAGAAAGGGGGCCACATTTTCCATGTGCAGCATTagcgacacccccccccacacacacaccctccaagAGCTTCCAAATGCTGCCAACAACACCGCCTGCAACTGATTTGTGAACAGGAAACACCCCCATATGTCCGAGGAAGGACTTGAGAAcatttttcttactttcttATGAGTGCATTACTGTTGTTTACTTTGGAATTTTAACTGTTCGGATCAATGATATAGAACCAAAAGTAAAgccagaaaagagggaaagccGACGATGCGTGCCGGGGCAAGGTTGAATGGCCATCAGTGCAATCAGATAACGGGAACGCCGATGCCACGTGTGCAGAAGAGTTCTGATGTTACATAATCTTCAAACACAGCCCCAGAAAAGCCGTACTCTTCTGCGCGGTGTGCCCGTCACCTTTCCAGGGTCTGTGCTTAATTGGTGTTGCAGAATGTTTCCATTATCCACCCGCTAATGTTGGGGTGCGTAAGATGAAACCCCGGAGTAGCTTCCAAAAAATGTTTAGTTTTCTGATGCTGTTGTTTCTGCACTTTGAGGCTAACAGGAGAAAGTTCAGCCAGAACTAATAGTTAGCGGTCTGGCAGCCTAGCTTAAAACACAGTCATTCACAGTAGCACCATGCTTATGCTAATGTAGATGGAGGATTTAACTATCTGGCGGAATCTCTTTGTCTTTATGCCCACCGGGTAATGGCAACATATGGcaagcagaggcagcagcagcagcacggcccCGTGCTGATCTTCAATTTATGTTGTCCCGCTCGCCTCAAGAAGGCCTCATCACCGCCCACCTCCTCCAGCATGAGGATCAGGAACTTGAAGACCACCACTGCGAAGTAACTGCAGGAGGATGCAGACAGAAGGGTTACTGACAAAACCCCCAGAATTGTGGGAAGATCCGGTTTCTGTGAAGGTCAGCAGGTACTAAAACGCAGCACAGCGAGTAGTGAAAGGCGAGTGAAGCGTagcggaggaggagaaacccacCATGCTGAGGTCATATCGGTAAACATGGTGGCTCTGGGGATCCACATGGCCAAACATGACATGGTGCCAATCACCTAGACAATGTGAGTTAGGTTTAAAAAAAGGGTGCATATCTATCATCGGTAATAAAAcgataaatgtgtttgtatgtcTCACAGGTGCTGCCCCATTGACCCAGATGATCACACTCTTCTTTTTGGCTGGCACCTTCTTGTAGATGTAGACGCATTCCTCCAGGTAGACGAGCATGGACATGAGCGCCATGAAGGTGAGCATCGAGTAGAGGATGAGGCCGAAGATGTCCAGATCTGCAgggaacaaatgaaaacattaatgCAGAGGACCCTGAAGAACACTGCCCTGGGTGGCAGGCTGAGATAAGGGAATAAAGTCACTGGATACGAATGAAACCTGCTGATTGGAAACTTCCTGCACTGATCTGGATCAATGTATTGATTTGTTTTAACATTGATTGACTAAGGACGGCGTAAAGTAAACTCCCTTATCTACAACAGTGTCAAgacttgcttttattttgaaactgcCTCTGTTTCAGCCTGCAGCCCAGctggttttcatttaaataccAAAACATTTTAGCAATTAACCAAAAGTATAGAATCTTACTGTCTTTGCATTGTTATTGTTTGTATTGTTTGTAATGTGAAACTGTTGAAGCTGGTTGCTGCAgctaaaaataacacaacagtTACAACTAGTTAGTTAACAAAGTTTAATTTAAAGTaaaactgtaaacaaattaCCTACTAATAATTACAGGCTAGATAAGTGAACAAAAACGTATGCTAGCACACCAAATACACTAAAGGCTGACATTTTTGGCCTCAAAACCTAACCTTAAGAGATGCAGATAAAAACATATAAGAGCCACAGGAAGGAAGCATGAGCAATTTTGTTATAAAGCCTTGTTTCCTGTAGGTTTTACTACATGCAGCAACTTGTTTTTCTCTGGTAGTCTATGGttaatgaaacacacacacacacacacaaacacacacgagtACAAATGGCCATAAACAATCAGTTCCATTAAGTGACCCTTCTCTCTTCACTCTTATGTGTGTAGTCATCATTTTcgtgcttttttgtttttatttctattctaaaatctttttttttttggggggggttcctaatttttaattaaataaactaaaataaagattttttttcccgcTTACCCTCTTGAACATCTTAAAGCGCAGCGCATGACTCACTATGTTCAGTGAAGTCAGGAACTCTCTGTGATAAATTCTTCCAGATGACATTCGTGAAACTTTCACTAGCAGGATGGACCAGCAGCAGTTGTGAGGCTCAATGTTTCACATTTACATCCGAATGTTCtggctttttattattttccctCATCATTAGGGAGCATTACTGAAGGCCTGAATGTGTACTAATTCCCTTTTCTGATGCTCAAGTTCATCCTCACGTTTGTGTGCgtttttatctttgttttacaAAGTAAAGAAGATCCCTGTACCCTAAAGATCTTATCTTAAACCTAAATCGATCTCTTCTCTGCTGCACCTGAGTTACTTTGAAACAAAAATGACACTGAACAGGAGCCACAGTCACAAGCAACCACTTCAGATTCATGAGGTCAGAGGTCCGGTGGCTGCAGTGATATTCCCACAAAGATCGTTTGTGGGGAATTAGTTTTGCTGAGTGTACTCACTAAGGATGATGTCGATGGCGAGAGGAGGCTGATCCGTGCAGCTCGGGTCAATCGAGCGGTTGGATCCATTATTCATGCTGGCGGGTCGGTTTTCCACAGCTTCCACAGCAGCTTCCAGTTGACAGGGTGAAGAATCCACACTCGTCTCCAGAATCGAGCCGTCTCAAACCTTCTGCCTCCACTTGTCCCAATCTCCGCCTCTCCCTCCGTTATAGGACGGCGGCCATTGTGACGTCACAGTGTAGCGCTCCGTTTTGTTAGGCATGCATCCGATTCCCTCTAGCGCATCTTAAGGATGATTAGAAATAGATAAGAACTGTTTAACACACCACTCAAATTCTGCACGTAATGTCAGAGAACTCTGATGGCTTGGTGAGAAATTCTTGGTTGAATGAGAATAACTCCACAGGTTGTGTAACACTGAAAAGAGGGTTTGTGGGTGTAGAAGCTTGGCTTTAAGCGTGTGTGAGTCACATGTTCTTGTTCCCACGGCAACACGTGTAAGGGTGCCATCATGTGAGGCATTCACTGCAAATCTTTTTGGCCTTTGGCTCATTTCCCCTCAGCAGGGAGGCCTGACCATTACTGGACATCCTCTACAGCTGTCTTACATTAGGCTATTCTTGAGAAATGACTCTATTTATCCAGATTCCCTGGCAGCTTCTTGAAAGCATTTCTTAGGGAAAAAGCCAGAGGTTTCTGTGTAACCCACCATACAGTATTCCCCAATGCTAGTATGAAGCAAATGACTCCTCTGGGGCAGCAAGGTGGTGGTTAGTGCCGTCACCTCACAGTGAGAGGGTTCCAGGTTTAAATACCTTGGGGTTctggggcttttctgtgtggagtgCATTTTCCAGTATCAGCGTGCTCCGATTTCACCACTCATCAACTGAAGTGTGATGGTCTCTTCTGTGTGTCTCCCAGCCACCCACCCTGTGAGAGAACTTGTTTTCAGTAGGTTGAGAGATGAATATCTGGACCACTCCTCCTTATCACACTATTGGTTTTAAAAATGCCCTTAGGTCGCTGGCATTGCTGTTGCCAAGGAAAACTTGCCCCTGGTTGAGTATGTCCTTGCAAAATGGTTGAAGGCAACCTGACAACCAGACAAAACCACAGTTTATAAAGCAGCGTGTACCAGCCACTGAAATAggcctggaggagaggagaaagggcaGCAACCAGGTCAGGTCGGTTCAGGATCAGGTGTGCTGGTCAAGGAAGGGGGGAAATGTGTGAAGGGATAGTATGgatcattttttacatttggtGATCATTTCTTGGTGTGAATCAGCACATGATCATTGGTGGCCATTATTTCCGCCTGTCTGATCAGGTAAACTTGCCTCCAGGGGTTATTTTCCTCTGCTCAGACACCAGCTGCAGTAATCCTTGAGCTGCAAGCTTAGACATATTTCAGGGCCATGAAAACAGAGGCACATCATTGGGCACGAAACGATGACCAAACCTTGCTTCACCTCCGTTGCTGCTGAAGATTCTCTGGATCTGTCCCGACTAGCTTGGAATTGAAGAATTGCAACACCTTTAAAttcttttaatgaaataaaatctccTCGAATGTAGCAATACTCTGCTGGGTACGCAATGCAACAGGATAAGAATCATTAACAAGTAAATACAGTATTTTATGGGAGAGTTTTCTGCTGTGTCGCTCTCCTAAATTAACCAATTAGCTCTTCACTCAACCATGTGTACATCCACGATGGCCTCTTGGACGTTCGCCCTCTTCGCACTGTTTACACTCTCTCAAAAAACTGACACTGTGGTCATTACCCTCGAGATGACGGCCATCCAagaacctgaaaacacacaaagcctTTCTAAAAGAAAGCCTTTTATTTTAGGTGAGAGTCTGGTTTCCGAAACACGTGCGGAGATGtttaaacacagcaaaaacTCGGCAACAGCTCCCACTCAGTCGCTACGCTAACCGTGCACTGTTGGGACTCAGTTAAATCACTGATgagaggtttaaaaaaacatttattataaTTTTCACGTTATCTGAAATCAGCTAAGTACTTCATTCACAAAATAGGAACAGTAAAATTAATCCAACAAGAAAAATATATGTAGCCTTTTTGTACATTATCAATATATATTTACACACTTAATACATAGTCACAAATGAAAAAGTTGCGACAAAAGAAGCGATTTCGGATATGCTACATCTGCGATGTGAATACAGATGTTGTCGTCGGTCTCCAGAAAAGAAACTGACGATTTTACGCTGTTCGTTCGTATTCACAGGAGATCTTATGGCTTCATTTAAAAGGTTAAAACAAACCAGAGTAAAGCTGATTTATAACGTGAAGCACCTAGCGGTCGTTGAAAGAACCCCGATTTCTGTTGGCTCGTCATAATCCCTCCGTGGAAAAAACGTTCTTCGAGAGTTAAGTGCCATGCTTCCGAGGATTAGCTCAACGATATGTCATGGCGGCGTAGATGCAGTTCTCCCACGATGACGACACcaaggaacaaaaacaacacccaTGTCACACCATTAAATAATGAAAGACAACATAAAGAGAGATTACaggccattttttaaaataacaaaacaacagGTCCAAAAGTTCAAAACCAAGCCtgcttcctgcagacagacTCACACTTTTAGCAAATACGCCACCACATCACTTAATCTGCTGGACTGACATGGTCTTGTGAGGCCTTCAATCCAGCCAAAAGGTCAACAAGACTGCCAGCAGTGCTGTGCTTAATACTCCATCACAAATGCACGCTGCATGTACAACATCCAGCACAACCCTGACCACACCCACAATGAAAGACCAGCAGGACATGTAGCACAacaccaatcaatcaatcaatcaatcaatcaatcaatcaatcaatctttatgttACCTAGAGTCTGTTACCTAgaaacaatcaaaattgtttctaggtgctttacagaatcccagggcctgacccccaacaagcaacagtggcaaggaaaaactcccctttaacaggaagaaaccttgagcaggaccaggctcatgtagggggaccctcctgctgatggctggctgggtagagagaaaggagaagggggaggaggacaggcagaggagagaacaggcacCACCGAAAACTCACCACGATATAAACACCTGTAAACTTGAATGATGTGGAAATTGCATATAATCAACAAAATCCCTCGCTAGGTTAGATCGCCTTCCTAAACACACCAGATTTGGCTGACTTGGAGAAACAACCACAGAAGTTGTGATGTGTATAAGCCATAAagtcttatttttcttttctgcgcCCATTTACACGTTCTATGTCACGCCGCGAAAGCAGGAGCAGACGATACAGGCGGAAGCTGTGGTCACACAGGTTTGAGTCACTTTCACAATCCACGCAATAAGAACACAAAGAAGCCAGAAAGGTCGAAGAGAAAGCTGCATCTAAAACTCAGAAGGATGTGAAAGGAGCCCTGAGCCTTAGAGAAAACTGGCATCACCTACAGGTGAGCATTGGTTTTGCAAGGACAGAGTGGCCTCCCAcaggcagcaggggcagcagggccttgtataaaacaaaacaggtaaaaaataatgatttggTTATAGTGATATTTGTAGTGAGGATAAAGCTAGAATGCTGTAAACACTTCacggtcaaaggtcagagcttCTGACTCTACAGCCCTTATTTGGCATTGAGGATGAAGAACGCTAAAAACTGCTATATGACTATAAAAACAAGCAGTGGCACGCTGCTCTGTGCAAAATAAATGGCTCGTGTGGAACCGTCTCTTCAGAAGCAGCATGTTTTGACACGAACAATGCGATTATTTCAGTTCCAGTtctgtcaattaaaaaaaagacagcaatGACAAATGCTAAATCCattcatgaacacacacactatacacCAGAATTCCAACTACAGTTGTAACCACGATGATTTTTGGACACGATGACACAAGAAAAGCGGCACACACTCTTCGCTGGACACCGGGGAGATACAAAGTGCAAAATGTGCCATCTTGTGCTCTGGTAACAAAACTCGCCACCAAAAACCACAGCTACTGTTGCGTTGCGTTGGCCCAGTTTGATTGAACCGTGCTATTCGGTCCGCTGTAAGACAGTCCAACTCATGGCGGGAGGATCATCCATCTAACACACTCCAAATTTATGAGTATAAAATGCACTGAGACAAAAGGGATCTATCACTGGGAGTTTGTGTGTACCTGCCTTTAAAATCCACCAGGGGGAGataatcaaaacaaaacaacctgaTCTGGCTAGTTCCAAAATGCTTTGAAGCAGGTTTCGGAGATCAAACAAGAAGTTTGGGGAGAACTTTGCTAAAGACACCTGGACCCCTCCATCGAGACTCTGTCCAGATATAATTTAGTGGCTGTAAGAAAATCTATTAAAGGAACCAGCGTCTGCAGAAAATGTAACATTGCAGCGTGATAGAGAAGTCTAAAGCGTTTCTGTGACTATGCTGAAAGGGTCTTTGCGGTCAGGACAAAAGCAAAAGCTTAAGGCATCGTATAGATGGGTGAGAAGTCTCTCCTGTGGATGGGGAACAAAGAAGAGACAAACTCAGACTGGTTGGTACTTAGAATGTAATAAATCGGTTCATTACAACAGTGCTTACCACTTTTAGGACTCTTTGTCAAAGTAGATTATGGTTTCACTTTCAGCtgtgatgaaaaagaaaaaccaacagTTAAAGCTGACATGTGCCCAACAGAAAAACGCCAACCTTTTAATTTGGTTTTGAAGGGGTTCAGCGGTGGTCGCGCTCACCAGATTTGAGGGTTTGATTTTCCACATGCCCTCCGATGTTGTTTGCATCGACCTCGTTGTTCAGGAGGCGATTCTGTGACTCGCTGAGGGGGCTTGTGGAGATGTCAGTGGCACTGAAGAGGTGCtcaacaaaatgagcaaaatgaATTAGATGTCCACAACCCTTTTAGAAAACATGAATCCTTGTATCAGCTAGTATCACAATTGATCACCTTTTATTGGCCTCTGGTTGCAGGGTTACTGTTGGCTGCTCTACATCGGTGTTGACCAGTCGGGCAGGGAACGATAGGCCATCACCCTGACTGcaggaaacatttttattttaatccttTAGCAGACGCTTCTGTCCAAAGCGACTTACAGAGAGACACAATGAAGTCACCGCGCAATCAAGaccaatgtgaataaaatactaGCTTACAGTTCTAAACCACCTAGAACAAGTGTAACTACCAATGCAGAGCTATGGAAAGGGAGTGAAGAGGGacataaacaggagggaaggagaggcaAGGTGAGTAGAAAGGGGAGAAGAAAGATAAACAGTGGTGCTCTTGGAAGAGCCGTCTTCAAGAGAGAACAGTCTGGATTGCCGAGCCTGAACAGATGGCTTTGCCAGACGCCGTCGATGTGAAGAACGCAGCGGATGAGGGGAAGCGTGGGCTCCAAGTAAGAGGGAGCAGGTTCAGATGGTGCTCTGTAGGTCAGCAAAAGTGACGAGAACTTAATGTGGGCAGCGCCAGGTAGTCAGTGAAGCTCTACCAGCAGTGGGGTGATGCTCCACAGTTTGTGGATTCCCAGATGCGCTGCTGCATTCTGGACCATCTGATGTGGCTtccccacacacagacacacccgaTAGAAAGGCATTGCTGTAGTCAATGCAGGGGAACATCATGGCTTGTACCAGCAGCTGGGGGGCATGCTGGGACAGGAACAGTCTGATCTTTTTAGTGTTAAATAAGGCAAAGCAGCTCGACCAGGAGGCTGAGGCCACATGATCATTAAAAGTCAGGTGATTATTAATCGTGACTCCAAGATTTTGTACAGCCTTAGTAGGAGCAAGAGACGGGTGCCAATTTTGATATCAATGTTGTGATGAATAGATTGGTTGATTGGGAAAACCATGAGCTCAGTGTTACCAAGGTTACGATGGAGGTGGTACTCTTGCATCCATGTGAAATGTCTGAGAGACAGTTTGAGATCAAACAAGTGTGATTTCTAAAAAGGTGATGGCATTTAAAAGATCTACTATTTTAACTGTCTAGTACTCCCAAAGATTGAaggcttttgtctgtttttctgttacctggtgaaaacaggcagcaaccAGTACTTCTTCTGGTCTCCAAAGACTTGCACGATATTCTTCTTAAAACCCAGAGAGAAGCCGTTTTTATCGGAGCCAGTTCGAAAGACCGGTGCCCTGAAGGCTTCTACAAAGGAAGACCATCAAACAACAGGTACATTAAACAATGAACATTATAAATATATACCGCCTGACTCTGTCCATTCACAAGATTCCCTTTTCTTACCATCAAAACTAAAACCAAATCCAGTGATAGCAATCTCCTACAACTGTGACCACGATTCTAAAATGGCAAGTTTGTCATCAGTCACAACCCAATTTATGGCTAATGTATCACTTCCCAAGGAGAAAAATTATGGTAACTCCAAGACTTCCAGAGACTGGATAAAATCTTTAATCTCCTTTCACTATCAACTTATGAGGCAAAAATCATCTGATCAAAGAAAGCCATTATTACTGGGATGATGACTTTTGAGTAGTTCATCACTTtttatgctgctgctgggattcTGAGTGGTATTATAGGTGAAGGAGACATGACATGAAGCACTGAAACACTATCTATGCTCATTTCTCACACTGGAACTCAATTAACAAAAAAGGTTTGACAATATAAATGTCCAACATATGACTGACTAAAGGAACACAAAAATAAGACATGAACTACCTTTAAATTACACAACACAGCCAGAGAGCAACACTATTCTTCCAGTTTAACTGTAACTGAATCTAAACTAAATCCAAGCCTCTTTCTTACCTATAGTGGACCTGTTCTTCCCAACCAGCCACAGGTGGTAGCTAAAGAGGGACAGAATACTGATGCAGAACATGGCtgccacaaagaaaaggaacaagaCGTGGAATTTGGCGTGAGTATCTGGCAACTCGTTCTGGGGGAGGtaagaaggagagaagaggaatcAACGACAAATCTAAGCTAACGTTTGTTACAGAAAGACAGTGAAATGGGAAGaaaggcagaggcagagagagagcgtgAGAGAGAATTTTGGTTCGTTGTGAGAACAATATTGAAACCAAGATGGTGAGTCAGCACTTCACTAAAGGCTTTGGAGGACAGGTGGGTTACCTTCGGACAGTTCTCTGCCGATTTCCTCCGGCAAAGCTTTCATACAAACAGAAACAAGACCGGTTAGCAAAGGTTGGAGAGAACATTTAGGTAAGGTGGAAGCGATTCAAAGTTAGCAGGGAGACATTTAGCAAAGGTGGAATTTGGTGGTCAGAACAATAAGAATGATATGAAAGTTAAAGAAAGCCATTGCCCGAGTGGTGTGACAGTGATAGGAAGAGCTCAGGGAACAAAGACCTAGTGTGCATGAATGCGGATAacagaggggggaaatgagGGAGGTCAGAGGGTGGAGGATGGGAAGACTGAGAAAACAAGAGGAGAGGTCAGCACCATGCACAACACACTCCACAGGATGTGCTACTGTAACATGTGTGCaatctgcagctcctgcatcaTTTGGTACTAGCCAAAACGCACATCGCTACTCACTGTCCAGAATTTGATGAAATACTGCAACACGGTGGCTGCTATGAACAAACAGTACACCAAAGAGTAAGCcaggaagaggatgaaaaaCTTGTAATTGGAGAACCCCACACAGTTGTTCACCCTGTAGATGCACAATTACACTTATGAGGTAGAGATCTTCACCACAATCCCACAATTGCACCAATCAGGTGCAAAAACATGTAATGTAATACATGTAATGTAATAATGATGTAATATGTGCAGGTGACATACCAGGGGCAATGGTGATCCATCTTCAGCACACACCTACCGCACAGGATAGAagaattatatatattttttaaagttttgtaAATGGTGAGAATTGTGCCACgtccaaatgaaataaatatgcCTTACATGTCACAGGCGGAGCAGTGATGACATCGGTCAGGCTTGATAACCTGACAGCGATCACAGTAACGGATCGCTGGAGCGACAAGTCACGTTTGTGGTTAGGAGACaacttt is drawn from Takifugu flavidus isolate HTHZ2018 chromosome 17, ASM371156v2, whole genome shotgun sequence and contains these coding sequences:
- the slc51a gene encoding organic solute transporter subunit alpha translates to MNNGSNRSIDPSCTDQPPLAIDIILNLDIFGLILYSMLTFMALMSMLVYLEECVYIYKKVPAKKKSVIIWVNGAAPVIGTMSCLAMWIPRATMFTDMTSACYFAVVVFKFLILMLEEVGGDEAFLRRAGQHKLKISTGPCCCCCLCLPYVAITRRSLFLLKLGSFQFAVLKIVFTILSIVLYTNGLFDLSDLSISGSAIWINPFVGILTIIALWPVAIMFMHLRTTLRTLKIIPKYAMYQLVLILSQLQTAIINILALNGTIACAPPFSSKARGYMLSQQLLILEMFIITLVTRLLYRRQYEPLPEEECHDNEHTKMMSISKSA
- the LOC130514119 gene encoding palmitoyltransferase ZDHHC20-B-like isoform X4, coding for MRKMAPIHVLRCCQRGLAWIPVIFIALVVCWSYYAYVVELCIFTIQSIGEQVVYLFFFHLSFIMFVWSYWKTIFTKPSNPSKEFCLPKAEKERYEKEERPESQQEILWRAASNLPLYTRTGAGAIRYCDRCQVIKPDRCHHCSACDMCVLKMDHHCPWVNNCVGFSNYKFFILFLAYSLVYCLFIAATVLQYFIKFWTNELPDTHAKFHVLFLFFVAAMFCISILSLFSYHLWLVGKNRSTIEAFRAPVFRTGSDKNGFSLGFKKNIVQVFGDQKKYWLLPVFTSQGDGLSFPARLVNTDVEQPTVTLQPEANKSATDISTSPLSESQNRLLNNEVDANNIGGHVENQTLKSAESETIIYFDKES
- the LOC130514119 gene encoding palmitoyltransferase ZDHHC20-B-like isoform X2, encoding MRKMAPIHVLRCCQRGLAWIPVIFIALVVCWSYYAYVVELCIFTIQSIGEQVVYLFFFHLSFIMFVWSYWKTIFTKPSNPSKEFCLPKAEKERYEKEERPESQQEILWRAASNLPLYTRTGAGAIRYCDRCQVIKPDRCHHCSACDMCVLKMDHHCPWVNNCVGFSNYKFFILFLAYSLVYCLFIAATVLQYFIKFWTLCRRKSAENCPKNELPDTHAKFHVLFLFFVAAMFCISILSLFSYHLWLVGKNRSTIEAFRAPVFRTGSDKNGFSLGFKKNIVQVFGDQKKYWLLPVFTSQGDGLSFPARLVNTDVEQPTVTLQPEANKSATDISTSPLSESQNRLLNNEVDANNIGGHVENQTLKSAESETIIYFDKES
- the LOC130514119 gene encoding palmitoyltransferase ZDHHC20-B-like isoform X5; the protein is MFVWSYWKTIFTKPSNPSKEFCLPKAEKERYEKEERPESQQEILWRAASNLPLYTRTGAGAIRYCDRCQVIKPDRCHHCSACDMCVLKMDHHCPWVNNCVGFSNYKFFILFLAYSLVYCLFIAATVLQYFIKFWTLCRRKSAENCPKNELPDTHAKFHVLFLFFVAAMFCISILSLFSYHLWLVGKNRSTIEAFRAPVFRTGSDKNGFSLGFKKNIVQVFGDQKKYWLLPVFTRAPSEPAPSYLEPTLPLIRCVLHIDGVWQSHLFRLGNPDCSLLKTALPRAPLFIFLLPFLLTLPLLPSCLCPSSLPFHSSALVVTLVLGGLEL
- the LOC130514119 gene encoding palmitoyltransferase ZDHHC20-B-like isoform X1, which translates into the protein MRKMAPIHVLRCCQRGLAWIPVIFIALVVCWSYYAYVVELCIFTIQSIGEQVVYLFFFHLSFIMFVWSYWKTIFTKPSNPSKEFCLPKAEKERYEKEERPESQQEILWRAASNLPLYTRTGAGAIRYCDRCQVIKPDRCHHCSACDMCVLKMDHHCPWVNNCVGFSNYKFFILFLAYSLVYCLFIAATVLQYFIKFWTLCRRKSAENCPKNELPDTHAKFHVLFLFFVAAMFCISILSLFSYHLWLVGKNRSTIEAFRAPVFRTGSDKNGFSLGFKKNIVQVFGDQKKYWLLPVFTRAPSEPAPSYLEPTLPLIRCVLHIDGVWQSHLFRLGNPDCSLLKTALPRAPLFIFLLPFLLTLPLLPSCLCPSSLPFHSSALVVTLVLGGLEL
- the LOC130514119 gene encoding palmitoyltransferase ZDHHC20-B-like isoform X3 produces the protein MRKMAPIHVLRCCQRGLAWIPVIFIALVVCWSYYAYVVELCIFTIQSIGEQVVYLFFFHLSFIMFVWSYWKTIFTKPSNPSKEFCLPKAEKERYEKEERPESQQEILWRAASNLPLYTRTGAGAIRYCDRCQVIKPDRCHHCSACDMCVLKMDHHCPWVNNCVGFSNYKFFILFLAYSLVYCLFIAATVLQYFIKFWTNELPDTHAKFHVLFLFFVAAMFCISILSLFSYHLWLVGKNRSTIEAFRAPVFRTGSDKNGFSLGFKKNIVQVFGDQKKYWLLPVFTRAPSEPAPSYLEPTLPLIRCVLHIDGVWQSHLFRLGNPDCSLLKTALPRAPLFIFLLPFLLTLPLLPSCLCPSSLPFHSSALVVTLVLGGLEL